The Micromonas commoda chromosome 6, complete sequence genome includes the window CATCGtgtccgagcccgagcccgacccCACGCGACGTGTTGCGACGCCGGAAAAAGCGAAACTCTCGCCCTGACCCATCCGTCGCCCTTTTCCCTACAGGACGGTAACCTCtgcgaccccgccgcggtggctgcCATCTTCGACAAGTATCAGCCGACCCACGTGATCCACCTCGCGGCCAAGGTGGGCGGTCTTTTCGCCAACATGAAGCACAAGGTGCAGTTCTGGAGGGACAACGTCAACATGAACGACAACATCTTCCAGGAGTGCCACAAGCGCGGCGTGCAGAAGCTAGTGTCATGCCTCTCCACCTGCATCTTCCCCGATAAGACCACCTTCCCGATCGACGAGACCATGATTCACGACGGCCCCCCTCACTTCTCCAACGAGGGCTACGCCTACGCCAAGCGTATGGTTGATGTCCAGAACCGCATGTACAAGTCCCAGTACGGGTGCAACTTCACCGCTGTCATCCCAACGAACATCTTCGGAAAGCACGACAACTTCCACCTTGAGGACTCCCACGTCATCCCCGGTCTGATCCACCGCGGTTTCAACTGCAAGAAGGAGGGAAAGTCCTTCGACATCTGGGGCAGTGGCAAGCCCCTTCGCCAGTTCATCTTCTCCATCGACCTGGCGAAGCTCATGATCTGGACGCTCAGGTCctacgacgaggcggaccccATCATCCtctccgtcggcgaggaggacgaggtgcCCATCTCCGACGTTGCGTACGCCGTGGCCAAGTCCCTCGACGCCAACATCGGAGGCACTCCCCTGGAGGTCACCTTCGACAC containing:
- a CDS encoding dehydratase codes for the protein MVTGGTGLVGSAIKEVIDAEGNSEEKWVYLSSKDGNLCDPAAVAAIFDKYQPTHVIHLAAKVGGLFANMKHKVQFWRDNVNMNDNIFQECHKRGVQKLVSCLSTCIFPDKTTFPIDETMIHDGPPHFSNEGYAYAKRMVDVQNRMYKSQYGCNFTAVIPTNIFGKHDNFHLEDSHVIPGLIHRGFNCKKEGKSFDIWGSGKPLRQFIFSIDLAKLMIWTLRSYDEADPIILSVGEEDEVPISDVAYAVAKSLDANIGGTPLEVTFDTSKADGQFKKTANNHKLRKYLPDFKFTPFEEAMDITVKWFLENYETGGVRK